The DNA sequence ATAAAGTATATTATTAGGAATAAGGTGAGTCATGGTATTCCATCAACTCTATATGCCATTTCAAAACGAAAAGGCATCATGAAACGGTACCAAATGTTTGGTTCTTTATTAACAGCTCCATTAACTGTTGGTTTTGGTGGTTCTGTAGGTTTAGAAGGCCCAACAGTAGCTACAGGTGCTGCTATTGGCTCCAATATTTCGAGAATGTTTCATATGAACCAAACTACTCGAAATTTACTAATAGGTTGTGCCGCTGCTGGTGCCATGAGTTCTATTTTTAAAGCACCTATTGCCGCTATTATTTTTGCTATTGAAGTCTTTAGTTTAGACTTAACAATAGCATCTATGTTACCCCTTTTATTAGCATCTCTTTCGGCTATTTTAACATCCTACTTTTTCTTTGGTGATGATATTTTATTACCTTTTATAATTGAAGATAAATTTGTTATTTCAGATGCACCATTTTATATAATCCTTGGGGTTTTTGCAGCTTTCACTTCCATTTATTTTTCTTTGGTTTATGATAAAATTCATTCCTTTTTCCATAAAATAACATCACCTGTAAAACGCTTAATGATTGGAGGCTTAGGATTAGGGATTCTTATTTATTTTATACCACCACTTTATGGAGAAGGCTTTGATGTTATTAATAACCTTATTGCTGGTAATCCTGAAAAAGCTTTGGAAAATAATATTTTTCACTTAGACTTAACTAATGTTTGGACCGTCATTTTACTTTTGGTTGGATTGGTATTTTTTAAAGTTATTGCTAGCGCATTAACTTTTGGAGCAGGTGGAGTGGGTGGTATTTTTGCACCAACACTTTTTATGGGTAGTATTATGGGTAATTGCATCGCTAAAATAATTAACAATTGTGGACTTTTTAACACACCTATTTCCGAAAGTAATTTTACATTAGTAGGAATGGCCGGCTTATTAGCAGGTGTTTTACATGCTCCTTTAACTGCTATTTTCTTAATAGCAGAATTAACAAGTGGCTATGAGCTTTTTATCCCCTTAATGCTTACCGCTACGATTTCATTCAGCATTACCAAATACTTTAGTTCCCACTCAGTTTACAATATGGAATTGGGTAGAAAAGGTGAACTCATTACACATGACAAGGATCATGCTGTACTCACACTAATGGATATCGATAAAGTTATAGAAACCAATTTCATAGCTATTAATCCTAAAATGAATTTAGGAGAGATGGTGCAACAAGCTGTTATAAAATCAAATAGAAATATCTTTCCTGT is a window from the Pseudalgibacter alginicilyticus genome containing:
- a CDS encoding chloride channel protein, giving the protein MPKQTILKNILIWRAKHISHRQFVYLLSILIGFTSGVGAVVLKNLTHFIQHLLEGKLINYYHHAFSFLFPIIGLTLVYLSIKYIIRNKVSHGIPSTLYAISKRKGIMKRYQMFGSLLTAPLTVGFGGSVGLEGPTVATGAAIGSNISRMFHMNQTTRNLLIGCAAAGAMSSIFKAPIAAIIFAIEVFSLDLTIASMLPLLLASLSAILTSYFFFGDDILLPFIIEDKFVISDAPFYIILGVFAAFTSIYFSLVYDKIHSFFHKITSPVKRLMIGGLGLGILIYFIPPLYGEGFDVINNLIAGNPEKALENNIFHLDLTNVWTVILLLVGLVFFKVIASALTFGAGGVGGIFAPTLFMGSIMGNCIAKIINNCGLFNTPISESNFTLVGMAGLLAGVLHAPLTAIFLIAELTSGYELFIPLMLTATISFSITKYFSSHSVYNMELGRKGELITHDKDHAVLTLMDIDKVIETNFIAINPKMNLGEMVQQAVIKSNRNIFPVVNKKNDTLRGVILLDDLRPIMFDQSLYLEVTATDIMQPAPEIINLDKDKMTDIMKKFQDSSAWNLPVTKDGKYYGFISKSKLLTAYRRQLITLQGKQ